Proteins encoded together in one Quercus lobata isolate SW786 chromosome 3, ValleyOak3.0 Primary Assembly, whole genome shotgun sequence window:
- the LOC115978721 gene encoding U-box domain-containing protein 62, with translation MGDHTDPLRRSNRENGDVTADDGLHRGVQYPFSVNEKVVIKGNRRTPEKFVGKEAVITSQCLNGWYLLRIIGTGENVRLQYRSLRKILSTAAIDDRCPPQQIQNSS, from the exons ATGGGTGACCATACAGATCCATTGAGAAGATCGAACAGG GAAAATGGAGATGTTACTGCTGATGATGGGCTCCATCGGGGGGTGCAATATCCATTTTCAGTAAACGAGAAAGTGGTTATTAAG GGAAACAGGAGGACACCAGAAAAATTTGTTGGGAAGGAAGCAGTCATCACATCACAATGTCTCAATGGCTG GTACTTGCTTAGGATTATTGGAACTGGAGAGAATGTCCGCCTGCAGTACCGTTCTCTTAGGAAGATATTGAGTACAGCAGCAATTGATGACAGATGTCCACCACAGCAGATTCAGAACAGTAGCTga